One genomic window of Candidatus Neomarinimicrobiota bacterium includes the following:
- a CDS encoding anti-sigma factor: protein MRSCSRYQKMMVESLYHALSPRRRKIFDAHLASCPDCAGEYQALATTLKVMDQRQLPAIKPHFWEGYWQRLSRKLAPEHTRNRFLDWLTWLPSLPLPVRPAWVSVAAALLLIATGIFIGRTTYLSLAGGDAAHARAAVFDPALVAEFNDLASRYLGRTRVLLLGLDNFDTSDDDLGVIDLGHQQMISRELLQQGRELRDHEVATADPRFQYLIDEIERVLLQLANSDGEDLVWTIILVQDGIDRNSILLKITLAEMGQDDESGTQAEPDARVKASSILI from the coding sequence ATGAGGAGTTGCAGCCGATATCAAAAAATGATGGTGGAGAGTCTTTATCACGCCTTGAGCCCTCGCCGCCGGAAAATCTTCGACGCTCACCTGGCGTCCTGCCCTGACTGTGCCGGGGAGTATCAGGCTCTGGCTACGACCCTGAAGGTCATGGACCAGCGGCAGCTTCCCGCCATAAAGCCCCATTTCTGGGAGGGCTACTGGCAGCGGCTATCCCGGAAACTGGCACCGGAACACACCAGGAACCGTTTCCTGGATTGGCTCACTTGGCTCCCATCGCTTCCGCTGCCCGTCCGGCCGGCATGGGTGTCCGTGGCCGCCGCCCTGCTCTTGATCGCCACCGGGATTTTCATTGGCCGCACCACCTACCTCAGTCTGGCCGGCGGTGACGCCGCCCATGCCCGAGCAGCTGTGTTTGATCCGGCGCTGGTGGCGGAATTCAACGACCTGGCTTCCCGCTACCTGGGGAGGACCAGGGTGCTCTTGCTGGGTCTGGACAACTTTGATACGAGTGACGATGATCTCGGTGTAATAGATCTGGGCCACCAACAGATGATTTCCCGGGAGCTACTTCAGCAGGGTCGAGAGCTGCGCGATCATGAGGTCGCCACAGCTGATCCGCGGTTTCAGTACCTGATCGATGAGATCGAGAGGGTTCTACTGCAGCTGGCCAACAGCGACGGTGAAGACCTGGTGTGGACCATCATCCTAGTTCAGGATGGGATTGACAGGAATTCCATCTTATTAAAAATCACTCTGGCTGAGATGGGCCAGGACGATGAATCCGGGACCCAAGCAGAGCCGGACGCCAGGGTGAAAGCATCTTCCATACTGATTTGA
- a CDS encoding HEAT repeat domain-containing protein: protein MRRKNELQAIDASARRMCILTVAGMLLVSAVYAWGQVPGAPRAPEPDTLSPVRGIVLPEVAPVPYVDPDIELEFYTNEDYLDELEDVLYLESVEPELYELMEEQYEAQHEVYEQQMEEQYRLQEEAEERAREAAERAREAARLYSIQFTGVRQEIAQAYQEAYALILEEKWAEAREALDSFLEKFKDTRYTDDARFWICYALDKSGMPEEEIFDAYYQFIQEFADSKWRDDAKANLIILGRKLSAKSKKARTQYGPILEQLEQEYKVQVAIATLSRLKDVEAKNALQAIFSLYDRTEDKDQRKEIVYALRRFKDPAVVDKLVEIARKDSDKDVRDEAVNTLRRQGGEASIRALIALATGQEDTNTRTSAVNALGRVTGSSARIIASPMGQITGQITTLQPLEGGLESSVIKEVVNVLLELALNDPHVKVRTEAVSSLARINTPEAQEALIEILEGK, encoded by the coding sequence ATGAGACGCAAAAACGAACTGCAAGCGATTGACGCCAGTGCCCGGAGAATGTGTATCTTGACTGTGGCAGGGATGTTATTGGTTTCGGCGGTGTACGCTTGGGGGCAGGTGCCCGGAGCACCCAGGGCTCCCGAGCCGGACACCTTGTCGCCGGTGAGGGGCATAGTCCTACCGGAAGTGGCTCCTGTTCCATACGTCGATCCGGATATAGAGTTGGAATTTTATACCAACGAGGACTACTTGGATGAGCTGGAGGATGTGCTCTACCTGGAATCGGTGGAGCCCGAGTTGTATGAATTGATGGAAGAGCAGTATGAAGCGCAGCATGAGGTCTATGAGCAGCAGATGGAAGAGCAGTATCGACTTCAGGAAGAGGCTGAGGAGCGGGCCCGGGAGGCGGCGGAACGGGCCCGGGAGGCGGCTCGTCTGTACAGCATTCAATTTACCGGTGTTCGGCAAGAAATCGCCCAGGCATATCAGGAGGCCTATGCCCTCATCCTGGAGGAGAAGTGGGCCGAAGCCCGGGAGGCCCTGGATAGCTTTCTCGAGAAGTTCAAGGACACCCGCTATACCGATGATGCCCGGTTCTGGATCTGTTATGCTCTGGATAAGTCCGGGATGCCAGAAGAGGAAATATTCGATGCCTACTATCAATTCATCCAGGAGTTTGCAGACAGCAAGTGGCGGGATGACGCCAAGGCCAACCTGATAATATTGGGTCGGAAGTTATCGGCGAAGAGCAAGAAGGCCAGGACCCAATACGGACCTATCCTCGAGCAGTTGGAGCAGGAGTACAAAGTCCAGGTGGCGATTGCCACTCTGAGCCGGCTTAAAGATGTGGAGGCTAAGAACGCCCTTCAGGCCATCTTCAGCCTTTATGATCGTACTGAGGATAAGGATCAGCGGAAGGAAATAGTCTACGCCCTGAGACGCTTCAAAGACCCGGCGGTGGTGGACAAGCTGGTTGAAATTGCCCGGAAGGATTCAGACAAGGATGTGCGGGATGAAGCCGTAAATACTCTACGGCGGCAGGGTGGCGAGGCATCTATCAGGGCACTCATCGCCTTGGCCACGGGGCAGGAGGATACGAACACGCGGACCAGTGCGGTGAACGCCTTAGGCCGGGTAACCGGCAGTTCCGCCAGGATCATCGCCAGCCCAATGGGGCAGATTACGGGGCAGATTACCACCTTGCAGCCGTTGGAAGGGGGCCTGGAGAGTTCCGTGATCAAGGAGGTGGTGAACGTCCTCTTGGAGCTGGCGTTGAACGATCCGCATGTGAAGGTCCGCACGGAAGCGGTCTCATCCCTGGCGCGCATCAACACGCCGGAAGCCCAGGAAGCCCTCATCGAGATTCTCGAGGGTAAATAA
- a CDS encoding RNA polymerase sigma factor, with protein sequence MGLLSDTELVERFQAGDHEEVFKELVETHGKTVYNIALFTLNDEVLAEDATQDAFIRIYRGLAKFKGEAKLSTWMYRIVKNVCYDYLKKRPYERINEVEKIYHVAAAGHNPEEETLSTWQHRELRAAVERLPGQQRLAITLYYFQDKSYEEVAAIMGQPLNTIKSHLHRAKATLAKSLDYAQGEMYEPAIV encoded by the coding sequence ATGGGTCTTCTCTCAGATACGGAGCTGGTCGAGCGATTCCAAGCGGGTGATCACGAGGAAGTCTTCAAGGAGCTGGTGGAGACCCACGGAAAGACAGTGTACAACATCGCGCTGTTCACCCTGAATGATGAGGTTTTAGCAGAAGACGCCACCCAGGATGCTTTCATCAGGATTTATCGCGGTCTGGCGAAGTTCAAGGGCGAGGCCAAACTCTCTACCTGGATGTACCGCATCGTGAAGAACGTGTGCTATGATTACTTGAAGAAACGCCCCTACGAGCGCATCAATGAAGTTGAGAAGATATATCACGTCGCCGCAGCCGGCCACAATCCCGAAGAGGAAACCCTGTCAACCTGGCAACACCGCGAGCTGCGTGCGGCCGTCGAGCGGCTGCCAGGGCAGCAGCGCCTGGCGATCACCCTCTATTATTTCCAGGATAAGTCCTATGAAGAGGTAGCCGCCATTATGGGTCAGCCCCTCAACACGATCAAGTCGCATTTACACCGGGCCAAAGCGACTTTGGCCAAATCACTGGATTATGCACAAGGAGAGATGTATGAGCCAGCCATCGTTTGA
- a CDS encoding DUF6249 domain-containing protein, producing the protein MSEHWIPIVAIIFSFGGTALIVFLVLYYSYKRRQTQSKEILAAIEKGIEVPFPPPAKRDYLKLGVIWTFIGIAFTLALWFSSKVMEATAWGFLPLGVGLAFLLIGYFERKKGAESVQD; encoded by the coding sequence ATGAGTGAACATTGGATTCCAATCGTTGCCATCATCTTTTCGTTCGGCGGTACGGCCTTGATCGTATTCCTCGTACTGTATTATAGCTACAAGAGGCGTCAGACGCAAAGCAAGGAAATCCTGGCGGCCATCGAGAAAGGTATTGAAGTCCCCTTTCCCCCTCCTGCGAAGAGGGATTATCTGAAGCTGGGGGTCATCTGGACCTTCATCGGCATCGCCTTCACATTGGCCCTGTGGTTTTCATCCAAGGTGATGGAAGCCACGGCCTGGGGTTTCCTGCCGCTGGGTGTGGGGCTCGCCTTCCTGTTGATCGGCTACTTCGAGAGAAAGAAAGGCGCAGAGAGCGTCCAGGATTAG